Proteins co-encoded in one Nitrospirota bacterium genomic window:
- a CDS encoding nucleotidyltransferase domain-containing protein, which translates to MKNRYKQASQEERDYTILRLKEYFENYKEIIFAYVHGSYADGLPFRDIDIAIFVDDTVIRRNMVLDYELNISTRAEMKTGIKPLDVKIINYTPIGFKFYATKGILLFSRDEDVRCDFLEMTWKRYFDLLPGRKQILLDLVS; encoded by the coding sequence ATGAAAAACAGATACAAACAGGCGTCTCAGGAAGAAAGAGATTATACCATACTCAGGCTTAAAGAATACTTTGAAAATTATAAAGAGATCATATTTGCTTACGTACATGGTTCTTATGCAGACGGCCTTCCGTTCAGGGATATTGATATTGCTATATTTGTAGATGATACAGTAATACGAAGGAATATGGTACTGGATTACGAACTGAATATTTCGACAAGGGCAGAGATGAAGACAGGCATAAAACCTCTCGACGTTAAGATAATCAACTATACACCGATAGGCTTCAAATTTTATGCTACAAAAGGAATACTATTATTTTCAAGAGATGAAGACGTACGTTGTGATTTTTTAGAAATGACATGGAAAAGATATTTTGATCTCCTTCCGGGAAGAAAACAAATACTGCTTGACCTTGTATCTTAA